A genomic region of Melanotaenia boesemani isolate fMelBoe1 chromosome 13, fMelBoe1.pri, whole genome shotgun sequence contains the following coding sequences:
- the znf512b gene encoding zinc finger protein 512B isoform X3, translating to MGTSSKGGLLCDEPAEGKRKGRPKAEVQELRSIPAHMIVQWKEEFKRRSRVKCPCSGCWLEFPSIYGVKYHYQRCQGATVAEKLSHGCPYCEAVFATKVRLQKHKLWNHPDRVNKEAKEEQPKLQKSLVKSNSKKRPMENRPPSPVFFKVKKTHEISTPSQNGELTHQKSERKQHIYSQTSQQIHQSQPVQSQSQSTSSDAGGSESEGGSLPSSFPDEDPERMRHRRKQKTPKKFTGEQPSISGTFGLKGMTKVEEKLKAVRGKRSEGSGSSEEPQRRPISSQSFKKESATTSSGAFPDTQWQRSISERGEVVCPTCSIVTRKTIHGLKKHMEICQKLQDALKCQQCHKQFRSKAGLNYHTMAEHSAKPSGSEGQTGNEHEDRERLRRVLKQMGRIKCPSEGCSAHFSSLMGYQYHQQRCGRELSDDEKTVFLCQHCGKTYRSKTGRDYHIRTEHPPTITTTITATTTSDCKDSITDTNNNTGKQRVVSAEFPSGKKKEQSQPERKDWQEKAPSSHPKEKEREKEAERDKEKTTQFASQGEDFERTPSGRVRRRSAQVAVFHLQEIAEDELAKDWGTKRRIKDDLVPDSKRLNYTRPGLPNFSPELLESWKNQVKEKGFICCMNANCEAVYSSVSGLKAHLANCSQGGGEMGKYTCLICQKEFSSESGVKYHISKTHSQNWFRAATTQVVSSNKGKVLENNGIKAEVRNGATTGKKRGRKPKERPSMDVALQTKTEALPTAQNSSPSMTPPSGPAQSPTSIPDRTDSDSPVQNRQPSPSANRRNKPKRLSFSE from the exons GTCTACTGTGTGATGAGCCAGCAGAGGGGAAGAGGAAAGGTCGCCCTAAAGCTGAAGTGCAGGAACTGAGAAGCATTCCT GCCCATATGATAGTACAATGGAAGGAAGAGTTTAAGCGCCGCTCCAGAGTTAAATGTCCGTGTTCTGGCTGTTGGTTAGAGTTTCCCAGCATCTATGGCGTCAAGTACCACTATCAACGCTGCCAAGGG GCCACTGTAGCTGAGAAGCTGAGTCATGGCTGTCCTTACTGTGAGGCGGTGTTTGCCACAAAGGTGCGCCTGCAGAAGCACAAGCTGTGGAACCATCCAGACAGAGTTAATAAGGAAGCCAAGGAAGAGCAGCCTAAGCTTCAAAAGAGTCTGGTCAAGTCCAACAGCAAGAAAAG GCCAATGGAGAACAGGCCCCCCTCTCCGGTGttctttaaagtgaaaaaaacccACGAGATTTCCACGCCCTCTCAGAATGGAGAGCTGACCCACCAGAAAAGTGAGCGGAAACAGCACATCTACAgccaaacttcacagcagatTCACCAATCCCAGCCAGTGCAGTCGCAGTCCCAAAGCACATCATCTGATGCAGGGGGAAGTGAAAGTGAGGGTGGCAGTCTTCCCTCTTCTTTCCCTGATGAAGACCCTGAGCGAATGAGGCACA GACGGAAGCAGAAAACTCCTAAGAAATTCACCGGAGAGCAGCCCTCTATATCTGGAACATTTGGATTGAAAG GTATGACtaaggtggaggagaagctgaAGGCGGTTCGTGGGAAGAGATCAGAGGGGAGTGGGTCCAGTGAGGAGCCTCAGAGAAGACCTATATCCAGTCAGTCCTTCAAGAAGGAGTCTGCCACAACAAGTTCTG GTGCTTTTCCTGACACTCAGTGGCAGAGATCAATCTCAGAGCGAGGTGAAGTGGTGTGTCCAACCTGCTCCATTGTCACACGGAAAACAATCCACGGCCTCAAGAAACACATGGAGATCTGCCAAAAG CTCCAGGATGCTCTGAAGTGCCAGCAGTGCCACAAACAGTTCAGGTCCAAGGCGGGCCTCAACTACCACACCATGGCTGAACACAGCGCCAAG CCCTCAGGGAGCGAAGGCCAGACGGGCAACGAGCACGAAGACAGAGAAAGGCTTCGCCGAGTGCTCAAACAGATGGGACGAATCAAGTGTCCTAGTGAG ggCTGTTCAGCTCACTTTTCCAGTCTGATGGGCTACCAGTATCACCAGCAGCGTTGTGGAAGAGAGTTGTCTGACGATGAGAAGACTGTGTTTTTGTGCCAGCACTGTGGAAAAACCTACCGCTCCAAAACAGGCCGAGACTACCACATACGCACGGAACACCCCccaaccatcaccaccaccataaCCGCCACAACAACCAGTGACTGCAAGGACAGCATCACTGATACCAACAATAATACCGGAAAGCAGAGG GTGGTATCAGCAGAGTTTCCATCTGGTAAGAAGAAGGAGCAGAGCCAGCCTGAGAGGAAGGACTGGCAAGAGAAAGCTCCATCTAGCCATCCTaaagagaaggagagggaaAAGGAAGCGGAGcgagacaaagagaaaacaacacaatttGCAAGCCAGGGGGAGGACTTTGAAAGGACCCCCAGTGGCAGAGTCAGGCGGCGGTCCGCTCAGGTGGCTGTATTTCACCTACAGGAGATAGCAGAAGATGAGCTGGCTAAAGACTGGGGCACCAAGCGACGCATCAAGGATGACCTGGTGCCAGACAGCAAGAGG TTAAACTACACTCGTCCTGGCCTGCCCAACTTCAGCCCGGAGCTGCTAGAGTCCTGGAAGAACCAAGTCAAGGAGAAGGGCTTCATCTGCTGCATGAACGCA AACTGTGAAGCGGTCTATTCGAGTGTGTCCGGACTTAAGGCCCACCTCGCCAACTGCAGCCAG GGCGGTGGTGAAATGGGAAAGTACACCTGTCTGATCTGTCAGAAGGAGTTTAGCTCAGAGAGTGGTGTCAAGTACCACATTAGTAAGACACACTCCCAG aactGGTTTCGTGCAGCCACCACTCAAGTGGTTTCTAGTAACAAGGGTAAAGTGCTTGAGAACAATGGAATAAAAGCTGAGGTGAGGAATGGTGCCACCACTGGTAAGAAAAGGGGCCGCAAACCAAAAGAGCGACCCTCTATGGATGTGGCTCttcaaacaaaaactgaagCACTCCCTACTGCTCAAAACTCAAGCCCTAGCATGACCCCTCCCTCTGGTCCAGCACAGTCCCCAACCTCTATCCCTGACCGAACGGACAGTGATAGTCCAGTCCAAAACAGACAGCCCAGCCCCTCCGCCAACAGACGAAACAAACCCAAGAGGCTGTCTTTTTCGGAGTAG